The window TCTTTGTTGACGGGCAAACAGATCTAGACACCAAGGaacagtataaataatttatttaattagtcaaatgtttgtttttaagttaaattaattgtaaccTATTAAGAGATATGAATAAAAGGCTATtgttaatgtaaacaaattcCAGGCACTTTTCAGTCAACGTGTTGAAAATTTTAGTTTCATATTCAAGGACAGCGTAAGGCGGTAttcttttgatttatttgatacCTTGGTGTACCTACTGTGAAGTAGCTTGCGCTGACCGATGTTGCTGCCATTCGATACTTGAAGTTATatgctagtttataataaatttaattattatattctttgatTCAGTTAATCTTAATACGACATTTAGGACTTTTAGGGTTTTTAAACTGCAGTATTATCAGTTCTAAGTTTCTGTATACTgtcattcaacaacaacaacaaaaaacagcagcctctaaattcccacagctgggctaaaggcttcctctccctttgaggcgaaggtttggaacatattccaccacgctgtcccaatgcgggttggtggaatacacatgtggcagaatttctatgaaatttgtcacatgcaagtttcctcacgatgttttccttcaccggtgagcacgagatgaattataaagataaattaagcacatgaaacagcggtgcttgcctgggtttgaacccgcaatcatcggttaagatgcacgcgctctaaccactcatattattcaatacaagattatacagacgataaaaagcgtggaattaatactagttgatttccaggcagattaattacatacatatatataattgtattcaactaacaGGACTTTGTgtttttgaatgttgaaaatgagtagctactgagtttcttcccggttcttctcgttagaattcTCATTATCGgaccggtggtagattcacttaatatagttgttaaatgacgattcaaaagtgctcgtaaaagcccttttaaataaagtatgttttgatctGATTTGATTAATAAGTGAGTACATTATTTATACACAATGtttgtacatatatactaatctaacttaacacaaattaattaataccagTGTAAATTATAGCTTTATATTAGATATCTATAatatcacggtagcatgcgtaagcgatttCGTgacgtccgccgaaagacggagagggtaccgctggttttttagtgggtaaatcCGGTGtgcagggctccggggagtcccacatacccccccactttccatcacgtggggaagCGCATAATGCGTTTTGCAAAAAAAaggtatctataatattattataacagaaGGTAATACTTGCTCGAATGAGTGCACAAACCATAAAGCTTTCTTTCTCTACAATcactatattcatttattttgcaaaaaaatcataaaatcaatGACCCCtaatattgttgttgtatatacgAGTATAAGTTAGTCAGACTCTCAACCATATCTACCTTTTAACAAGTTATCTTACTAGTGGGGTGTGTGCCCTTTATCAAATAATCTTTAAAGTCTTTTAattaaacgatattatttttgtcaGCGGTTTATGTGTTTGGCCAATTTTAAAGAGGCTATAAGACgacctaatattaatatactacaaATAACGTCTTCAGTGagtcttttttgtttatttttaaaatctctaCCATTGGGACCCCTGCTGCCTTCTAGGATCTTACCTTGTCAGAGAGGAAAAATATTGCAGTTGACGTTCAAATTACGCCTTACCGACACTACGGAAATGTTGCACACATTTTGATCACTGTTGAGAACACAATCTATACGTGCGTTTAATTATTGTCCAATAACTTATGACTTGTTTTTGATAAATGTACTTATCATCAGAAAACATCAGGGATTGTTTTTGTAACCGTTAAATTAAacgaaaagttttataaaaataccattttattttttcttcttcGAATTATAAGACAACTGTTTTAAGACAGACTTACAAACCGTTACTAGAATTTAAATTGTACTATTCAttgtacagataatatataaaacaataataacataaacatcTAATGTTTTTATACTCTGTTCGAAACACTTGTACTTCAAGTAAGCAtttgtaatgaattttaaataatctatacttatattataatttatcacaaattattaatttttaaataacaacaccGTACCATTAAACTTAGTATACAATTTGACGACagcgattaaaaaataaaaacaatctattACATACTAAACAACACAGAGAAGagacatacaaatattataataaaaagtgcCCTTGTCAATACCTCACGAGGTACTATCAGtaccttattattttatttattcttaaagttatatttttgaacTAGTACCTAAGGGCTTCGTACGTTTAGGATTTTAAGACGAACTTTTTTGACGTATCGTTATTTTATACGTATGAAAAAAGATATGCAGTTTTAGAAAATGAAACTATCGTAATATGCCTAATGCGTACAGagtaatcaaaattttatatttatgagatATCAAATTCCTATGTATGCGTTTCTTTATAACTTGTACCAAATTGTACACATTTGTACTAATCTTGTTTTAGTAAACTACTTAACACATTAGGATTGTTGAGATAATAGATAAATACACATTACAGTTACAGtagacatatatacatatataccttctTAATTTAAgtacttatgtatatattatatatctttttattaaaaattcgattacacaacaatatataaattaaagttcgttaatgattttttactaacattaaaaatgatatgATGGTTTATATGACGTCATAACGAGCTTGTCCATGGCCCGGGAAAAAGGCGGGGCAGATGAAGAACCGCGCGGCTCGCAGGGCAGCGCGGGTCATGCCCCGCCTGCCCTGCGACCGGGATCACGTGTCCCGCCTGCCCCGATCACGAGTCGTGGTCGTGGTCACCACCGCGCTCGTGGTCGCTGTCGCGATCGCGTTCACGCTGGCCAGCGCCACCGCGCCCGCCGTCGTGCCCGTGACCACGGTGTTCGCTTCGCCCGCgtttattaattctaatttcGAATGGATCCGGAAATGGAGACGCGACTCCAGTAAGTATCCCGAGTATTTTTTTCTGtggaatacataattaaattatttatcaaggtTGGTTATTTAGGTTATTTATACAATACCAATTAACACTAAATTGAGtactctatttatatataatagattttaCAAAGCAAGAATGCAAACTGTTACTAtcctttgattttattattgccatgctcaaaataaattaaatgaatgtctatgatacaacaacagcctgtaaattcccactgctgggctaaagacctctccctttgagaaggtttggaacatatataccacgctgttccaatgcgggttggtggaatacacatgtggcagaatttctatgaaatttgtcatatgcatgtttcctcacgatgttttccttcaccgctgacgagatgaattataaagtcaaattaagtacatgaatcaacggtgcttgtctgggtttgaacccgcaatcatcggttaagatggccACCTCGACTCagtcacaaataaataaagaaaactctATCCATaataagtaacaaatattgACCTCGCGTCATATAACAACTCTTGAGCGCGATCTGGATCTCCCAACGCGTAGTACGACATTGCGATTTCTACCGTGGCGTACGGAAGCAAGAATGTGTTCTCCTTTATTTTGTCCTTCATTCTGAAATAAATAGTCATGATTAGCATGTGATGattttaattgtgttataattatttagagatggtaacactgttgGTCGTTGGCTGGTAAAGAAAGCCGACTTTGATCGGCTGGCCAATTGGATGACTGGGCAGATTGTGAGGTGACAGgagaaataaaagaagaaaaacagaAGAGAGCGGTCGATGGTCAGAAACCGGGGTTATCATgaaaattaagggtgattgattgtacaacttggaattATGATTGAatctattatgttaaataaatgtatttatatataatcgagctgagtttggatttataaaaagtaatgttaaaGATATGTTGAAGAAGTAGTCGGGCACCACAACGACGGACAAGACATACAGATCTATTTGACACCCCTAAAGTTAATACGAACTATGCAGTTTTAAATCGTTTggttaatacatacaataaattttatgctgacatagatttatttaattgacctaAAGGCgtttaaaaagcaataaaaagcaAATGTTAGGCTAGCTTACTCAATAATGACACAATCACACAAACACACtcaaacatacacacacacacaattttCACAAACATACAGTTTATGAATAGTAACCTATACCTATCACAAATTGTTTAACTTCTATAAAtaactagtaaaaaaaaaaaactttcacatTGTAACTGCTTTtcgaattcattttataatagtgtAATCCATTTTAGGTCATAATTTTtgcattatattgttaaatttataagatattgtaAAACTGTTGGATTGCCAAATGATGCCAAAAAATAAGTAGTGTCAGAGATTTGCGAGTACTCACGAGAGAACAGCTTCCAGGTGTCTGATTGCGAGGCGCGGTAAGGACATGGCGCCCAGTAGGCTGCCCTGGAGGAATCGAACCAGCGCTACATCGTCGTAGTCGTACGCCGGCGTGTACCGGCGCTCCGAGTCTATACCGTATCGTGAATTCATGACATTGTGGATTTCGTCACTCGTTTGTTCGATGAGCTACAACAAACCATCGTTTTTAAGGAAACAGCGATTATCTGCGATAAATGTTCTTGCAACGCGATTTTGAACTGTATGTAATATAAGGTATGGAATCGGACCAGCTTGGCTTTGGCTCATGGCTTTTGTTGGTGAAAGGTATAGTCAAAGATATTGACGGTGGgacatattaaccatttcttacatatcCTATGCACGTCATTTGAAGcggagatgttatgtcccttgtatcgTAGTTGTTATAGCTCATTccccctttaaactggaacaacaatactgagtattgctgtttcatggtaaaatatctgatgagtgagtgataCCTATTCTTGCCTTGCACGGTTCTATCACCAAtagaacaattaaaaatttttagtgGATGGGTTTTGTATTTTCGTGtatatcgaaaaaatatattctttttatgtttgtgaGCCAGGCAAAATATGAAtgttcgatataaaaaaaaacagcagcctgtaaattcccactgctgggctaaaggcctcctctcccttagaggagatggtttggaacatattccaccacgctgttccaatgcgggttggtggaatacacatgtggtagaatttctatgaaatttgtcacatgcaggtttcctcacgatgttttccttcaccgctgagcacgagatgaattataaagaccaattaagcacatgaatcagcggtgcttgcctgggtttgaacccgcaatcatcggttaagatgcacgcgttctaaccactgggccatctcgactcactgaatgttcgatatattatatatgtcttaCCTTCAACATGCGGTCGGCGAAGTGGGGCTCGGCGGCGAGAGAtggaaacatattccacaaacATACCATCTCTACGCCGGGGAGCACTAGGTATCCACGTCGGGCCCATCGTTCGCATCGTCGGATCACGAATTTTTCCATTGGCAGAGAGCGTCCCAACAAGCGCTGTCTATAACATGATGCATTCCTGTCACAACAGATAGCACGGCGCGGCGATaagcaaacaaaaaataaaaagcgtaaataaaaacaaacatacctTTGGGAATAACTGATCACTAAAAACTCATTACGCAAACGATAAGTGcactaagaaattaaaaatataaacgtactaaataatataataacgctaataaataatatataacgatctaatctaataataataataacacatattaaataaactttgcaATATCTACGCGTGATGCAGAAAACTTCAAAACAtaacattgataaattaaattacaaagaaaacaatttaaaatgacgGTATTCAATTTTTGTTGATGACGACGACCTCCTTGGTGGATTTATGTGATTAATGTgaacatcggttttcatgggtacgccagttTGAGgacctgggttcgattcccggccgagtcgatgtagattatcattagttttctacgttgtcttgggtctgggtgtttgtgttaccgtcgttacttctgattttccacaacacaagtgctttagctacttacattgggatcaggaaAAAAAGACTTATATAAAGAGTTATATCACTAAAAACAGTCcacaatttctataaaaataaaaaagattgcGATGTCTTTCAATagcaaaacattaaattataatcatcaaATCACAGAACATAACTTACAGGAGAAGATCGGCATTGTGTTTGCGTTCCTCGATGCTGACCAGGTGTCCTCGTTCAAGATTCATAGCGGCCTGAGTGTACATGTATATCGTTTTCGACCATTTGCTATCACGAGCTAGCTTTGAAGCGTAAAAGGCAGCTTGTGACCATTTCATCATCATTCTGTGgaacattttacaattactcATCTCTGAACGATAATTAGTAACTAATAACTAACGACTTCGTATCAATTACAGTAACTACATTACGAAGGGTAagaaaaaaagtttgaaaataacTGCATGATCCGTTATTGTGCAGACGTATCATTAATTCGTAATTAACATTAAGACTGGACAATTTCTCAGTTCtgcaaattattgtttattagtgTCCATTTTGACCGAagtgtaaaattttatagaatttgtGCAATGActaggcaagtaccactgaatattcttgtgcttaatttatgtttgtaattctcgtgctcggcggtgaaggaaaacatcgtgaggatacctgcatttgtctaatttcaacgaatttttgtcacatgtgtattccaccaaaccgcattggaactgcgtggtgaaatatgttccaaacattttcCTCAAAGGAAAAAGAGGCcatagcccagtagtgggaaggCTTTACAGGCTGATAACGTGCACTGACGGTCGAAAGTTCGACAAAGATTAcaataattagattttaaattaacatggtttatatttaacacatgtatttaaaacgggatgtTTACCATATTTTCTAGTCTCGTGGACAAGACATTCGTTGttgatgtcgaaatatcgaactccaccaaataaaaatacataaatgcaTACAAAaaatcccgttttaaatacttgtagtaattATTGTCGTTTAACACATGCCAGGTTGTTTACgagtttcaaaatatatattaaaactggCCTATGTACTTTTTTGGAGATGAAAtttccttcataccaaatttcataaaattgttCTGtgatcgtgaaagaacgacaaacAGTCAGAcaagatttactttcacattataatatgaatatggaTTGTtaatgtgaaatatttaaacaatctgcaaataataatatacctatatagcATGATGGTTAATGAAAATGTAAGAGAATATTGGCCATTGACTTACGCGAACGCCCATATCATTTCCCAGTACGTGAGGTGTTTCAGTTGAGGCCACATGTCCGTCGTTTGGGACGCTGTTTCGTATGTATCGACTGCCTCTTCGATCATACCACTCAACATTTGCATTCGAGCTTTGAACATTATGAACCAGAGACTATTCGGGTATCGCTGTGTGTGAAAAATCGATTTAGTAATTGCACCCAGGAATCGAAAATTGAATCTTGTTAAGCATATttgcagggccgtatttaggggagggcaaccggggcaactgccctggggcctccacatgagtgggggccacagttttcagcaagttaagaaatataataatgttattatttaatattttaaaagttaccgatacaagtaaataaatcatagcttgctgattgaaataaaaaaagtaattaattcatgataatataattattaggttgttcacgcttctgtttgtctagcctccactgctttgtggcccgggggccagACCCTTAAATCCGGCTCTGCATATTTGCATACTCACTTTAAGGCCATTATTTATCAACTGTTCGGCCATGATGAAGTCAGGTGGTATGGCGGCAAAGTGACCAATAATTAGGAAATACACAAGCAGCGTCAGCTCACACAGTACAGATCGGAGGCCGGGAGATCGCGCGCCGGTTATCAATTCAACTTTACCTTTctcctaaaatattttcaaacatctATGACTTGGGATTTCTATTTTAGACATAACAGATTTACTTTGTTCTATTTTAAACTGTAAAATTTACGCATTTTAACGACAGTGTATgctaaaaacctttttttaatatggatgtattatattatgtaatatattaagcaatattttttattcagactaaattaataaccaaatcttattattcaataaaagagtCCTTTGAGAAAAAAACGCCAAAAAGGCAAAAAAATGCattgtaaatctatttatttcaaaagagcaaaaatgcgagtttcttgccattTCTTCAAGCTGGAGGCTTCTTTCtgaaacgcttcattgtgaattttatttgaataaaattgatttggttatttttttcgaaatgttTGTGTTTGTGTGAAATAGGTCGCATTAATCTATCGTACCTTATCAGCAGTGAATCCCACGAACTCGAGAAGGGTTATGACCTTCGGCGGTAGTAATGCAATCATAACATTAAAGGTGGCGAGCCCGAGACGTACTCCGCTTTCGAAGTGAGTATGGGACTCTTCGCTCTCCCAAGTCTTCTTTTCCAAAATCTTGGCGCAGTTTCTAATGGATAGcggataaaatatttacatgctTTCGTTTTGTTGGAAAATCCAATCCCTGCGTGTTAAATTAAGTTTACCTTCAGTTGTTTTCAAAGTGAATCGTGAATTTTATGACTGATAACAATATCCAATACAATATCAATACAGGATCATCATccgtttttatacttatataaaataatagtttccgCCCGCGGGTTCACGCGCGTTTTAGGAATTGACCATCCAGTATTAGGCATAAAAAGTGGCCTAGGAAATCGAATTATCTCCTCactaaatttcatccaaatcgtTTCAGCGGTTTCATCGTGAAGAGGTAACAAACGTAATTCGCATTGATAATATTACCACAGATATAATTGTGCAAAACTTTCCGATAAAGTGAATTTTACCTATAGGcattaaaagaggttttaatccGCAGTGAAGCGCGAACGAATCCTGTCATCTCCTCTCCCTCGAGACTGCCGAGACACGCCAGTAGCAGCAGAGCTTCTGCGTGAACGAGTTCTGCATGCGCCTCTTCCTCGGAGTAACCACCATAGTTCGGCTAAattacaatgtttaaaaaatatgattcctCTTTTATATAAGGAAGACAAATTGGCTGTTTCATCggtaattttcaatttaattgtatcATAGACGAGAGCTAGAGctgagatcgcccagtggttagaacgcgtgcatcttaaccgatgattgcgggttcaaacccaggaaagcaccgctgattcatgtgcttaatttgtctttataattcatctcgtgttcagcggtgaaggaaaacatcgtgaggaaacctgcatatgacaaatttcatagaaattctgccacatgtgtattccaccaacccgcattggaacagcgtggtggaatatgttccaaactttctccccAAAGAGAGAGAAGGCCTactaggaatttacaggctgttgttgtatcatagacattcatttaatttattttgagcatggcaataataaaatcaaaggaTAGTAACAGTTGGCATTCTGTAAAatctagtatttataaatagtgtACTCAATTTAGTGTTAATTGGTATTGTGtatataacctttttaataATTGCTCCGATAGATTGTACGAAGGTATAATTTCTGCGCATACGAGCGCACAGTGTGAACGTATGGCGAAGAGCAGCGTGTGCGCTTTGTATCTGTGCCGGTTCCAAAGTCAACACGGCTGGGATGAACTCGAATATAGCTGCGCCGTGTGCGTGGTACAGAGAATTGTCTTTCCTATGGGAAAAAAAAGCataaggtatagtacgacacaacttagatgtcgcatcggcaaaattcgtaaaaccgatcacatccgaattgagtacgcgatcccaaattatcaatatttatttctcatgcgaatatgatttttgcacaaacgtaataacttataatatcatatgacgtaatatattcgtcaatttgacgcgtggatttacatgcacttgctttctctgacgcgtgaatctatagcgacgaatagcgtcgaatggcgcgacagggagctatttctattggttgtgtaaatcggtagtaatcggttttaatttcattccattgcattttccgatgctacatctaatttgtatcCTACTATACATAGTTggtatttaatgataaaattacatGACTATATGGAACTTTTAGATTACGTACCAAGGAGTCATAATAGCGATGGCGTCGTCAATTTGATTGTTGAAGAACAGCGTCATGGCTCTTTCGCAGTCTTCCAAGGCAGTGTGCAGGTCCACAGTGGGTGGGActctaaataatatacaaattcaaaatggatgaaataaattatatcttcaACGCTTTCGGTCGCCATCGCAAAAGGCCGGCTAGCGGCTCAGTTGGTAAATTTCAACTTTGAAAGGAAAATTTCATACAGTGTATGAAAATACAGCTGTTTTCTATGTTCCCTCATTGTGACAATTTGCATCCACAAGCCATCGATCGAGTTCAGGTGCAAGACAATGGCTTTACGTTCTTTCAGAGTTGTGTCAACACTAAGCAGAAGAACTATCTTCTTAAACTGTTAAGCCTTTGCCTATTTCCATATGTGTAAATACTAAAcaatcgaaatattttaatgctaaAAGAGATCAGATCAGACATCAGATTGCAGCCTCAATGTTAATCACAAATAAGACACAAATTCAAAAGAGTTGTGTTCTATCAGGCCGTTTTAATAACGGAGTCAATATAATCCCTTGGATTAAGGTCGTAGCGAATGTCGATACCCAGTAGGGCAACTCACGCAGTGTCGTCGAGGGATGGGATGGgggacaataggctatttgactggtttttaaaatccattttatattatttattagagtttaaggaacccagtaaaagttgatttttttatttctattaaatatttgccaaaaaatatcatattaaaaattccatatttaaataacgcgcaaaaacgctacttggacaatatggcgctgcaatgggtcCGGTGatgtcactttgctgtattttaatctgtggtacatatagtagaaaagcaaggtttacaagaaagtgactgatcataagcccggccaatcaggagcgttttgtgccacgtgacaaacgtttgaaaaaatgtgtttttatttatagatttttgaataaataaagtattattttcaagttttgttagtaaattaaccatttttaaactcataatatacactgattacaataattcacaatttattattcgcattgtcaaatagcctatggTGACTTTTTGTCTGTGAAAGCGCGTCGTTGTTTTGGCAGTGAGTTGTGACGTCATAGCTTCTAACGATACTGCACGTGCGAAGTTATCCCCATGCACTATACATGCATCTTTATAGCAATGTATCAAGGGTTAGCATTTATTCACATCACATGGCATCACATCTATGGCATCAAATTTATGGCGTAGAGGAGAAAAACGGA is drawn from Vanessa cardui chromosome Z, ilVanCard2.1, whole genome shotgun sequence and contains these coding sequences:
- the LOC124543157 gene encoding tetratricopeptide repeat protein 39B-like, which produces MALHETPISVQAVLREPAGPGLAPRAEPEEDDFEELDDFEDASDEQSVPPTVDLHTALEDCERAMTLFFNNQIDDAIAIMTPWKDNSLYHAHGAAIFEFIPAVLTLEPAQIQSAHAALRHTFTLCARMRRNYTFVQSIGAIIKKPNYGGYSEEEAHAELVHAEALLLLACLGSLEGEEMTGFVRASLRIKTSFNAYRNCAKILEKKTWESEESHTHFESGVRLGLATFNVMIALLPPKVITLLEFVGFTADKEKGKVELITGARSPGLRSVLCELTLLVYFLIIGHFAAIPPDFIMAEQLINNGLKRYPNSLWFIMFKARMQMLSGMIEEAVDTYETASQTTDMWPQLKHLTYWEMIWAFAMMMKWSQAAFYASKLARDSKWSKTIYMYTQAAMNLERGHLVSIEERKHNADLLLNASCYRQRLLGRSLPMEKFVIRRCERWARRGYLVLPGVEMVCLWNMFPSLAAEPHFADRMLKLIEQTSDEIHNVMNSRYGIDSERRYTPAYDYDDVALVRFLQGSLLGAMSLPRLAIRHLEAVLSMKDKIKENTFLLPYATVEIAMSYYALGDPDRAQELLYDARKKYSGYLLESRLHFRIHSKLELINAGEANTVVTGTTAGAVALASVNAIATATTSAVVTTTTTRDRGRRDT